The sequence ATTATTGTATTCATCATCACCACGAACCAGAAGGGCATGAGTCCGACCACCATTCTGCTTGACGTGGGTAGGGATGAATCTCATCGCAAATCCTATTCTTGGATTGTCGGTAAAGTTGGCTTGAGATCCATGAAACATCCTAACGTGGTGTAAGCTCATTTCCCCAGGTTCCAAGACAATACTCTCGATCTGTTCATGCTCGACATTCACCTTGATCTCTTGCCCTCTGCTGAGCATGTTGTCATCAGCAAAAGTGTCCTCATGTTCAAGTTGTCCTCTGACATGGCTGCCTGGTACAACCTGCATGCAACCATTTTCAAGATTACTAGGTGTGAATGCCACCCATGCCGTAACAATGTCTGGAGGCTCCAGGCCCCAATAGGTACTGTCCTGATGCCATGAGACAAACGATTTTGTATTGGGATACTTGATAAAAAAACCCGCAGACCAAAGAAGAATGTTTGGCCCAAGCGCCTGCTCCACTGCGTTGAGCACTGCTGGACGCCTGGCAATTTCACAAAGGCTTGGGAAAAGCAGGTGGCAGTTTGTCCCAAGCGCCTGGTCAGCGATTTCAGGTTGATTCTTCTTGAGTTCCATAAAATGTTCAGCAAAACCCTCTGCCTCTTTGGTACTCAGGACTGTGATTGGGCAGGCAAAGCCATTACTGGAATAGTTTTCAACAGCAAACATAGGCTCCTCAAGAGTAACTGGATAGAAATTTTTCGCAGATTAATGATCAAATATTTTTTTTGCAAATATTAATTCTATTTTTACAGATAAAATCTTATTCAACATCCCAAAGAGACTCAATCGCGAATTCATAAGTTTTTATTTCCAAAATTTCCTTCAAATTCAAATTTCTTTCGGATTCTGATAAGAAACCAATAACAACATTCAAAAATGATTATTCAAAAATTCTTGAAATTTAATTTCACCAATGAA comes from SAR324 cluster bacterium and encodes:
- a CDS encoding phytanoyl-CoA dioxygenase family protein is translated as MFAVENYSSNGFACPITVLSTKEAEGFAEHFMELKKNQPEIADQALGTNCHLLFPSLCEIARRPAVLNAVEQALGPNILLWSAGFFIKYPNTKSFVSWHQDSTYWGLEPPDIVTAWVAFTPSNLENGCMQVVPGSHVRGQLEHEDTFADDNMLSRGQEIKVNVEHEQIESIVLEPGEMSLHHVRMFHGSQANFTDNPRIGFAMRFIPTHVKQNGGRTHALLVRGDDEYNNFDIPRMPKHELGAAEWEMHQHSLERINEVVLKDAARASKVKGHQMINTENKEEVS